Proteins encoded by one window of Cyanobium sp. NS01:
- a CDS encoding DUF6603 domain-containing protein: MTVETIERRLDNVLDAMEAAYGHLSDVASLDRSSGTFTIGSPGVPATDLADLVKAITGGNGAIPHWVPNGLHLDELIVARLGDGFGVAGRLIAYGQFQVIDGLEIDSAQIDIEYRDGQFFANIAGAALLNDIDMKLDVALELPSETFMIKLKSDGDQPVDKATGHPHDIGIFERLGLPNTGSGPPKLRDLLISGSIPFATYRALVEVDDLVHVPGFEVGRVRALVELGANPTAEVEAIAAITLGDTRIELDLTGGVSRAGWTLEAEAWIDGAPTLGDLINTLITAHSTSAPDIPDEIGGLALQQLGVAIDTEAGTQHFGCLLRWGNEGTTLHVSIDHSSGPLTAAAELRVGDLNFEIAFASSASGSTLVGTYRAAAGSSVSLADILRAFGPPIPGADSLSFDVHAAVIAFAPDTSGEARQLVTADIGLGVDLAALHGVPLVGDLLPSDASIRLILQPIMSTAWSKSQLQGVRTLAPRDMHLPELLTAGPHLSAKLTADGKIIGNIVQLDASADDGAKQADSSTPSASISAQVVAGTTSTPSPTASDFAWHELGRSFGPIHLDRVGLLWQHDNENELAVAIDGRLAVGGLTVALDGLAVHYGIDDHHVNVGLTGLGLDMKEGPIEIGGAFLNRDGDFLGKVLIKTEDFTLSALGAFSMMRGQPSMFIYGILDMPLGGPAFFYVEGLAAGFGYNRSFHPPTVAGIRNFPLVVDAIGGNKVSDPTAQLERLHEFVAPCLGDYFLAAGVKFTSFKLLDSFALLVVRFGNDPEIDVIGTSTYQTPPGNLGGVPAIAHVELNLLARFPLSGEHLIVEARLTNKSYVYASACHISGGFAFASWFSGKHAGDFVLTVGGYHPRFHPEIHKPHYPSAPRLELRYQITDDIYIKGSGYFALTPSVFMAGATVEAVADIGSVHATFRMSIDMLLGWEPYHYEADLSLYIAAKWKSFHTHATAKLAIRGPDFAGHAEVDWAIFSFDVDFGKRHPSGPLPISWDRFNEAFLPEPVDGSSVRCASGLIKTIEIEISEEHDAGTASNHRPATERWIVNAKDLVLTTSSPVPALSGGLPSTPAPTGRPAVGVGIGVAPMDASVSSCTHSITVLRDGINADIDFIATERVGQFPGALWDRSMERGMHDNMISAIAGYSIVPAVSPVTGSKMVMHRNQIEYTPHTAYRVENEPEQLFRDDAQDVIVTPALSTILIDLGFTSADVEVRVDFSDHYPIDGVTIVKEVV; the protein is encoded by the coding sequence ATGACGGTTGAGACCATCGAACGCCGGCTCGACAACGTGTTGGATGCCATGGAAGCGGCATACGGACATCTGTCCGACGTGGCCAGCCTGGATCGAAGCTCAGGCACGTTCACGATCGGCTCGCCGGGGGTCCCGGCGACCGACCTCGCGGACCTGGTGAAGGCCATCACCGGTGGCAACGGAGCCATTCCGCATTGGGTACCCAACGGCCTCCATCTCGATGAGTTGATCGTCGCCCGTCTCGGGGATGGTTTCGGCGTCGCTGGACGCCTCATCGCCTACGGCCAATTCCAAGTGATCGACGGGCTTGAGATCGACAGCGCCCAGATCGACATCGAATACCGCGACGGACAATTCTTCGCAAACATCGCCGGTGCCGCATTGCTGAACGACATCGACATGAAACTCGACGTGGCTCTTGAGTTGCCGTCGGAGACTTTCATGATCAAACTGAAGTCTGACGGTGATCAACCGGTCGATAAAGCGACTGGACACCCTCACGACATCGGCATCTTCGAACGTTTAGGACTACCGAATACGGGCAGCGGACCACCCAAACTGCGCGACCTCCTGATCTCTGGCTCGATACCCTTTGCGACGTATCGAGCCCTTGTCGAAGTCGATGACCTGGTGCACGTGCCCGGCTTCGAGGTCGGACGCGTTCGCGCGCTTGTCGAACTCGGAGCCAACCCAACGGCCGAGGTCGAAGCGATCGCAGCCATCACGCTGGGCGACACACGGATCGAACTCGACCTCACTGGAGGTGTTTCACGCGCTGGTTGGACGCTCGAAGCCGAAGCATGGATCGATGGCGCTCCGACTCTCGGCGACCTCATCAACACCTTGATCACGGCGCACAGCACCTCGGCACCCGACATACCAGACGAGATCGGTGGTCTTGCTCTGCAGCAGCTCGGCGTGGCAATCGACACCGAGGCCGGCACGCAGCACTTTGGTTGCCTGCTGAGGTGGGGCAATGAGGGTACAACATTGCATGTTTCGATCGATCATTCGTCTGGCCCACTTACCGCCGCGGCAGAGCTCCGTGTGGGCGACCTCAACTTCGAGATCGCGTTCGCCTCGTCCGCTAGCGGTAGCACCCTCGTCGGCACGTACCGGGCTGCGGCAGGATCTTCGGTGTCGTTGGCAGACATCTTGAGGGCGTTCGGCCCCCCAATCCCCGGAGCTGACAGCCTCTCGTTCGACGTCCACGCAGCCGTTATCGCCTTCGCCCCGGACACGAGCGGTGAGGCTCGTCAACTCGTCACCGCCGACATCGGCCTCGGTGTGGATCTGGCAGCGTTGCACGGCGTGCCGCTTGTCGGCGATCTGCTTCCCTCCGACGCATCGATCCGTCTGATCTTGCAGCCGATCATGTCCACCGCATGGTCGAAATCCCAGCTTCAGGGTGTCCGCACCCTTGCGCCCCGAGACATGCACCTTCCCGAGCTACTCACCGCGGGGCCGCATCTCAGCGCCAAGCTGACCGCAGACGGCAAGATCATCGGCAACATTGTCCAGCTCGACGCGAGCGCCGATGACGGTGCCAAGCAAGCTGACTCGAGTACGCCGAGCGCCTCGATATCGGCCCAGGTCGTAGCTGGAACAACATCGACTCCTTCACCGACGGCATCTGATTTTGCCTGGCATGAACTCGGTCGATCGTTTGGGCCGATTCACCTAGATCGGGTCGGACTGCTGTGGCAGCACGACAACGAGAACGAATTGGCTGTCGCAATCGATGGCCGGCTGGCGGTCGGCGGACTCACGGTGGCGCTCGATGGCCTGGCCGTTCATTACGGCATTGACGATCATCATGTCAACGTGGGGTTGACCGGCTTAGGTCTCGACATGAAGGAGGGCCCGATCGAGATCGGCGGCGCATTCCTGAATCGTGACGGCGACTTCCTGGGCAAAGTGCTCATCAAGACCGAGGACTTCACACTGTCCGCGCTGGGTGCGTTTTCGATGATGCGAGGACAGCCGTCGATGTTTATCTACGGGATCCTCGATATGCCGCTAGGTGGTCCAGCATTCTTCTACGTCGAGGGGCTCGCGGCTGGATTCGGCTACAACCGTTCGTTCCACCCTCCAACAGTGGCTGGTATCCGCAACTTCCCGCTCGTCGTCGATGCGATCGGGGGTAACAAGGTGTCGGACCCAACTGCGCAACTGGAACGGCTGCACGAGTTCGTCGCCCCCTGCCTCGGCGACTACTTCCTGGCGGCCGGAGTGAAGTTCACCTCGTTCAAGCTGCTCGACAGCTTTGCACTGTTGGTCGTCCGCTTCGGCAACGATCCTGAGATCGACGTCATCGGAACGTCCACGTATCAGACGCCGCCTGGCAACCTGGGCGGCGTTCCTGCGATTGCCCACGTCGAGCTGAACTTACTCGCTCGATTTCCCCTCAGCGGTGAGCATCTGATCGTTGAGGCCCGCCTGACCAATAAGTCATACGTCTACGCCTCGGCCTGCCACATCTCGGGCGGCTTTGCGTTCGCGAGTTGGTTCAGCGGCAAGCACGCTGGCGACTTCGTCTTGACCGTCGGCGGCTACCACCCGCGATTCCATCCCGAGATCCACAAGCCGCACTACCCTTCGGCCCCCCGACTTGAGCTCAGATACCAGATCACTGACGACATCTACATCAAAGGCAGCGGGTACTTCGCGTTGACGCCATCGGTCTTCATGGCCGGCGCAACGGTTGAGGCCGTCGCCGACATCGGATCTGTACACGCCACTTTCCGCATGTCGATCGACATGCTACTCGGATGGGAACCCTACCACTACGAGGCTGATCTCTCGCTTTACATCGCTGCGAAGTGGAAGTCTTTCCACACCCATGCGACCGCGAAGCTGGCGATACGCGGGCCGGACTTCGCTGGTCATGCCGAGGTTGACTGGGCAATCTTCAGCTTTGACGTCGATTTTGGCAAGCGTCATCCCAGCGGTCCATTGCCCATCAGCTGGGACCGATTCAACGAAGCGTTCCTTCCTGAACCCGTGGACGGAAGCAGCGTCCGATGCGCGAGCGGTTTGATCAAGACGATCGAGATCGAAATCAGTGAGGAGCACGACGCCGGCACCGCCTCGAACCACCGCCCAGCCACCGAGCGGTGGATCGTCAATGCAAAAGATCTTGTGTTGACCACCTCGTCGCCTGTTCCCGCGTTGAGCGGTGGCCTGCCTTCAACGCCTGCCCCCACTGGCCGTCCAGCAGTTGGCGTCGGCATCGGAGTCGCGCCAATGGACGCCAGCGTCTCATCCTGCACCCACAGCATCACCGTGCTGCGCGATGGGATAAATGCAGATATCGACTTCATCGCTACCGAGCGCGTCGGCCAGTTTCCCGGTGCGTTGTGGGACAGGAGCATGGAGCGCGGGATGCATGACAACATGATCTCGGCGATCGCTGGCTATTCGATCGTGCCGGCAGTTAGTCCCGTTACAGGATCGAAAATGGTGATGCACCGCAACCAGATTGAGTACACGCCGCACACGGCGTACAGGGTCGAAAACGAGCCCGAGCAGTTGTTCCGCGACGATGCACAAGATGTCATCGTCACCCCAGCGTTGAGCACCATCCTCATCGACCTTGGGTTCACGTCCGCCGACGTGGAGGTCCGTGTCGACTTTTCTGATCATTATCCCATCGACGGCGTGACGATCGTTAAGGAAGTGGTGTAG